In Lycium barbarum isolate Lr01 chromosome 9, ASM1917538v2, whole genome shotgun sequence, the DNA window AAGTTCGATTCACACGCCCAAATCAATTTGGAGCAAACCACATGCAGCTACTTTTTGGAGAATAACAAGTTCAAATCTTTCTTCAGATTGACTTGCAACCCGTGAACATCAATTCCTAGAGATTCAGTGAGACATGCTACCATAGATGTATTTACACACTTATAAAGTGTAGAACCTGCATATGGTAATGGAATTTTGACTCCAAGTGAATAACATTTTCAAAAGTCTTATCCACAAtgaattaaataaaagaaagaaacataGTTGTATCTGGTGTAGAGAAAACTTGCAACAGCAAAATGAGAGgggataacaacaacaataatagtaACCAGCCAAACAATCAAAATGAGGAATCTTTTTTTGACCTTATTCTTCCCACAATGACAACAATAATAGTAACCAGCCAAACAATCAAAATGAGGAATCTTTTCCCTGCAAAAAAAACTGTAACACTACCTGTTTATCCCACCTTAATATTACATACTTTCTATGTAGTTAGCACAAGGCTGTTAAAGTTGTACAATCCAACAAAGCTACACAGTTGAGGTAGTGGGCATTAATCCTTGACCACTCTATGGCAAGTAACACTAGAAACCACTAAATCAAGTGATAATTCCAAACTCACAAAAATTCATGTAAAATAGCAGAAACAAGGAATAAAGGAAAAGTATGGGTGGGTCATCTAGTCTGTTGAAAGTAAATTTTAGTGAAGTTACATTAAGGCACCAAAAACAAACATGAACAGATGAACCAAGTTACGGAAACATCATACATTATAGTTGGAAGTTTATCATCTAGATGCTATGCAATCTTCCATAGCTTAAGCAAAGAAATCAGACCACTGAGCAGTTTGTATAGTTTTGCCTGACCAAAAAAGAtcaagtttttgtttttgtgggTACTTGTCAAAGAAAATTATGTTCCTGTGAAATGGTTTTTATGCATCTTCTGTGTTTTTTCTATTAGGATAGTAACTTCAGCAAACTTGCAACAACAAAATGAGATACCTGCAGGTCTTGCTAATGAGGAGAACAACTTTGTATCTCCATCTAAAGTTGTTGAGATATGTGGAAATATCCAAAACAACTGCAGGCAGTCAGGAATTTAACAAACCACCTGCAGATCATACAAGCAGTAAGGGAGGCAGCTTGGTTATTGTAGATAATGCAAGTCTTAAAGTTCAAGTTCAGGAGAGTAGTAGCATTAATCATCAGCTTGGTACTACTTGTAGTACTAATTTGCAGAAGCACATTGGTTTGGTGTCAAGTGCAACTAGGAATGCAAAGAATCAGGTGCAAGAAAAGGAAAATGCAGACATTCAAAACACAAGCACTGCAGGTCCTAAACAGAAGCAGCATGGTACTAATTTGCAGAATTTATAGCAGCATGGTGTAATATTTCTTCAAGTTCCAAGAGCAAAGCAATAGAGAACAAACAATGTAGATTTGAACGGGCAAAGCACATGACGATTAATAATGATGCTCCTAAACTAAACATAGAACAATTAGAAATGGATATGTGTGGCAAAGCTAGAAATTTCATTAAGGATGTTCAAGATTTAatacatatgtataaaaaatgatttttgccTATATGCACATTATAATTTTACAATAAAGGATGTTCAATTGAGCACCATTCTGTCTATGCGGCTACACCACTGGATATGCTAATAATGAGTACACATCTACTTATGGGGGGAAAAAAAGCACAAAGAGAGCAAAAACAAAATTCGACGATGCTGATGAAAAAGGGGCAAGACACAAAACTAATATCATTCATCGAGGAAACCATTCTTCGGATAATAATACCCGAAGGTTTCTAAACTTGATTCAGGGAGTTTCTACAATCCCCGAACTCCAGAGGATTTATCTCTAATAACATTGCTTTCTTTTTCACCAACACATAATTGAAATACGTATATAGCaacaaactaaattaattaagaGTAAAAAGTTAGACACGTTTCTCTTGAACTATGCAAGTTCAATTCATTTGTCAGCCATATAGAGAAACAAGACATATTAGGCAGAAAAAAGGAAAACACTAAAAGAGGCACTACATCAGAGAAGTTGGGTTTGCAACTCCTAATTAAGGGAAGAAAACTGCAAAAGAATATATAACTAACTCAGATCTAGAAAATGAAATAGACAGATAGCAAATGCACTAGAGTTCATACTGAGTCCTTAACTTCCAAATGACTAACAAAAATATTAACTGCAGTAGCAACTAGCAAGTTTACCAGAGTTGGAACCCTATCAACAAAAGTAAATACCTCTCATTTGCAATCCACTATTAGCTTATTTCTAAGAAAAAGGTACTCCAAATAAAAAACTGAATCATTTGAGAATGGTGCAAAACCCTGTTCTTCTTAGAAGGATTCAAGAAAGTCTGGTAAAGAAATTAGTGAATCAAAGGAGAAGTTAGGGCTTACCCagaagatggaaaatgaaggTGGAGAGCATTGGAAGAAGAGAATGGCGTGAGATATGGGGAAAATGAAGTGAAGAAAGTGTGAGAGCTTACAAAATGGGGGAGAGATTTGGAAGAAGTAGTCAATTAGGGCAAACTCTTTTTTCAATGTCATATCTGAAACAAGCTTTTTTCAGCTGGGTAGGGACGGCGGCGGCGGTGACTGGCAGGAATGATGGTGACATCGCCGGAGTTATTAGGGTTAGACAGGGAGGGGCGGGGGGAGAGAAACGGTgagaggaaaaagagagaaatggGAAAGAGACGGGTTTAATTTGATCTGTCTTGATTTTAGTAGACTAAGTaattataccgacctcatgaggtcggtatatttaataattttattttttatttaaaataataccgacctcgtgaggtcggtattcttttaaattaaaaataaaattataatatatttagcATGAAATAAATTTTCGACCTAGCGAGGTCGGtccattattttttcaaattttgatacATTATTACCGATCTCAcgaggtcggtttatttttaaaaaatttaaaaaataaatattacgactttatcgacctcatgaggtcggtttctttccgacctcaactgaggtcggttttttgaggtcggaaaatgctgtttttttagtagtggtaTCTGTGATATATTTCGCataagtaaaaaaaataattttagccACCAGATAgatttttggtatttattctatcaACAGCAGGCACTATTTTTCTTCTCATCTTCCAACAGATATTTCTTGTGATTTCATCCAATTgctcatttattttttattttctttgtttagtGTAATGGTGTTATGAATTTAGTTTTTGAAACTACtcctaatattaaaaaaaacctagtcattaacaaacttggaaTATAACGAGTGaattattaaagtagaattttatTGTTGAAATGATGTTATAGACTTATGATtttcttgtcttgaattataTCTACTTAAGTTATGTTGAAGCTTATTTTATCTTATGTTGGAATttgatataaaagtatttttttttaaaatgaatttTGTATTTGTGGTATAGTTATTTACTTTAGtagtattgacttgttatttgaCATTGAATGTTGTTCATTTTTCAGTTAGAAGTGATAGATTATTTTTggcaaacatttgaataatattatgaatatttataaactagcaaactatgcccgtgcgatgcacggggccaacataattaatttggttacttaatttagttagtctttatagtttgtatattttgcaaaagaTACTGCGATTTTCCAttgtgagtctccatatttttttcttttcctcttattttttcccttaatttctcaattgttgttaaaatttgtcttattttggttatgtccatctctttttatatttagtaagctaacaatttaaatatcctacatgtcatgtttataatcacaagattcaaaggatattttattacattatacacatttttaatttgaactacaagatttgaaagtctatctttatttcttaaactccgtatctAGTCAAAcgcagacacttaaattgagacagagggagatatgccaaatgaaaggacaattgagacactacGGACCCGTGgaaacttaaaaagtaaacacacaagaggtggaactaatgttcaacttctgaaatgtacacatgttagtccttgcttagagtacaatttcagttgtttttgtacaacttattgttgctgtgttcgtccaccttgggagtttatatataatagaaatataaaaaaaaatataagaaaaatatagaatagaaaaatagacatatatttttagtaatgtggccaagtaatatgggacaaagggagtacttcatttattaattcttaaaaaaacatgaaaagtcaagtatagtaatgtggctaagtaatatgggacgaagggagtacttcatttattaattcttaaagaacgtgaaaagtcaagtaatgtgggacggagggagtacttcatttattacttcttaaagaacgtgaaaagttaaaagtgaacaaataaaagtgcacggaagaaataaatatgtgttggagaattaaaattgaagtgcatacatgtataaatgaaaagagaataaatattcagcaagaacgtgaaaagtcaagattgaacaagtaaaagtgcacggaggaaataaatatgtgtcggagaattaaaattgaagtgcatacatgtatacatgagaagagaataaatatttagtacgatgacatatgtccacgtgggatttattaatttttaaagaacgtgaaaagtcaaaagtgaacaagtaaaagtgtacggacgaaataaatttgtgtaggagaattaaaattgatcTGCTCCGTCTAtatatgagaagaaaataaatattcagcaagaacgtgaaaagacaaaagtgaacaagtaaaagtacacagaggaaataaatgtgttggagaattaaaattgaagtatatacgtctatacatgagaaggaaataaatattaagtactatgacatatgtaaatattcagcaagaacgtgaaaagtcataACTGAACatgtaaaagtgcacggaggaaataaatatgtgtcggagaattaaaattgaaatgcatacgtgtatacatgagaagagaataaatatttagtactgtgacatatgtccacgtgggatttattaactcttaaagaacgtgaaaagtcaaaagtgaacaagtaaaagtgcacggaggaaataaatttgtgtaggagaattaaaattgaactgcatatgtctatacatgaaaagagaataaatatttagtaagaacgtgaaaagtcaaaagtgaacaagtaaaagtacacggaggacataaatgtgtcggagaattaaaattgaagtgcgtACGTCTACACATgaggagagaataaatattaagcattatgacatatgtccaagtgggatAAAAAAACAGTTggctaaagtgtacaagttatataacttttggtacaagcatTTATTGCGCGTACAATTTATAAAGCTTTGGATACAAGTAGGTATTGCTGTGTCGGTCCTCATTagccacttatatataatagaaatattaATCTTTTTTTTAAACATGCGGTCCTTGATATTCTTAAAAAATATATGCTTTAGtttttataaattaattaaagtaaaatattattaatttgagaaatatatatcaattatttgtAACAATATTATTTACAAATATATTATTAACTAATATGTTTTAAAGAAACAATATGTATTTCAAATTAGCATTTATAAAGACGCATATTTATCAAATATTAATTTTATAAGATAGTTAATTTTTTATTCATCTAAAATTTAATCAAATTgtgtaattatatttttttacaaCCAAACAATACACTTGTAATTAAActataattacattatgacaaataaATAGGACATCATAATTACTAGGCAGTATAATTACTATCcttgtaattacaccaattccaattaccaggtggctttccaaacataCCCTAAAAAACTTGGCTAAAACCGACGCACCTGTGCATCATCTCTTATCTATTCAAAAAACTTTCTGTTTGGTGGAAATGAATTCAGTTCCTTTCTCCATTGGAACATACATTCCAACAAAGCATAACACACTCTGTATCAAAAATTCTCAAACAACAACTAACCCAATTCCACATTTTACCAAACTCAAAGAGACAGTTAGTCCATTGCCTTGTTTGTTCACAAGAAGAGAAGCTCTTACTACTCTTGGATTGAGTTTTTCAGCTACTTTTTTCAAGGACTTTTTGCAGCCACAGTCGAATATTGAAGCAATTGCTGCAGAAGAAGCTACAACTACGGAATGTGAATTTGTAGTTACACCTTCAGGTCTTGCTTATTGTGATAAAGTTGTGGGTTATGGCCCTGAAGCTGCTAAAGGACAATTGATCAAGGTTAGTTTTTTTCATCTTTGAACTTCTCTTTGATTTTATTTACTTGCTTTTAATGGTAAAAAAACACACCCGAACTATCAGATGTTCAGGTAATTTTTGGTGAGTCTCACACCCCAACTATCCGTTATTTAGGTAGAAAAAAGGGAATATCTGATAGTTGGCCTAATCAGCTTGGTAGacgtgttttaatacatagacgGTGATAGTTCAAGTTGGAAAaaggaacaactgatagttgagtgGGCtatgaaactcaagaaaaagtTTTAGAAGAATTAACTTAAATAGCTGTTCCACCTAACCGTTTAAATTGAAAATAGCCAGTgaatgtatgatatatatatatatagatgtgtgtgtgtaatgcatgtatattatgtgtataactGTGTATTATCAATGTATACCGTCTAGGAAAAGTAAATAGTGAATTTGGCTGGCTATCTGTATAAAGatcctagttttttttttttttttaatctaaacGAAGTTAATTTAACACTAAGTCCGTTTGGTACGACATAACTCATTTTTCATGTTTCTGGTTGGTGAGTGGTAAGTTTCTCCGGATAATATACAGTATAAATTAAGACTAATGATAATTTTAGCACATCGGAGAGTGTAttgatgaaaaaaaaattgagtactAAATATTAAAAATACTAGTATCCAAGTGTTAGGTGGACCAAGGAAGCCCTTCCGCCCATGCACGACTGTGAGGAAATCATTTTCCCCCTTTTCATATATTTGTTTACGGTAACCAAACACCAAAAAATGACTTCAGTTGTATATTAATCACAAATTGATGCATAAATAAACCAagttaagtaaaaaaaaattatgcaaaaGACGCATGTATGCACAAATTTAGGTAGAAGCATAGTTCTTTTAGTCGCCTCTCTTCATTATGGACAAGAAAGCAAGTGTCACAACTAACTGTAATTTGCTAGGAATAGGATTCATAAAATGGGATGAAAACTTTTAACTgggaaatgagaaaaaaaaaaaattaagtaggcgtttggccatgaaaaccaaatatttttcactttatttgaaattttagagttgaagatagagttgtgtttggttatagtttatgcaaagaatatttggttgttttaatgtattgaaagtaaaaaaaaaaaagtgaaaacaagatTTTAGTTGTTTTCCaaatgaagttgtatttggaattttcatagccaaacgctgatttccaaataaagtaaaataattttttggaaaaaagcaaaaaattctcatggccaaacaggcCCATCATACAGGATGAATCAGTTATTATGAGTTTTCTTGCCCTGTTCATTCATTTGAATATTTCCTTATTCTCAATTTAAAAGCTCTTAAAAATCAGAGTCCCGTTGCTCTTTGTTCTATGCAATCATGTTAAATTGTGCATATCATCTCAATTAACAATTAAAATGCTAGTTAAATAATTTTTAGCTAGCTACATTTGTTAACTTCACAAAGTTGATACCGAAAGTTATAGCTCTATAAGGGTAGTCGCATCAGTGGTTCTGGATAGGATATGAAATGAATTGAAAGATTCAGAAGATGTTCTTTCCTTGGACACACCCCTGCCCCCCTCGAGGTCAAAAGACTCAAAATTATCTTCTCACGTGAGACCAGCCGAGCCCTCAAAAGAATAAGTTATTTGATATAGTGAGACTAGACATTTGAGCTTCTCATTTACTTTTTCCTGCAATATGAGAGTTGTATCAGATTACAAGGAGATTATGTTATGCAGGCACATTATGTAGGTAAACTGGAAAATGGGAAGGTCTTCGATAGCAGCTACAACCGTGGAAAGCCTCTCACATTTCGTGTTGGTGTTGGCGAGGTAGGTTATTATTCTACAGCAGTATTATCAGTAGTAGGAAATGGATAAATTTACTTTTAAATTATCTGTATCTATTGCTCTCCTTAGATTTTTGGGCGGCATTTGCACAAACGGACTTTCTGAGGCAACTATTTAAGTTTGTCCTCGTTAGTTCTGTGGGCTAAATTTGCCTGCGAACATAAAAATCTGTCCAACTATTTTTAAAGGCGAATTTTCCCACTAAGCTAATCAGGACAGAATTTAAAAAGTGGCTTCCAAAAAGTTCATATGGTGCAAATAATGCGCTTTTTTATTGGGCTTACCGCTTGCCAAATATGCAAAAAATGTATACActaattatgtatattatatgtatattatcgtcaatatacaacaatatacatttcCCAGCTATTATTTTGGTGGACGGTTATTCAGTATAAAAGTCCCTCTTTTTATTACCAAGGTTTTTGGATCGTAGTCTATGGAAATCTACAACCAGTTGCTTCTATATTACCAAACTAGGTGTAATTCTTGTAGCTTGGCATAACAAGACTAGCTGGGCATAAACTTGACCAATATACGCAGTAAAGTTTTGTCAACTATGTTAAATTTAGTGTCATCCAACTTTATAATGTTTGGTAATATATGTTAAACTCATTCTTGTTGCTTATTGTTTCATCTCATAGGTTATTAAAGGCTGGGATCAGGGAATTCTAGGAGGTGACGGTTTTCCTCCAATGCTAGCTGGTAGGAGCACATTTGTAGTTCATATTTCtttgtatttttaaaattttaaaataaaatactatcTCATCACTTAAATTTCAGGAGGAAAGCGTAAACTGAAGATTCCTCCTGAACTTGGATATGGAATAAGAGGTGCCGGCTGCAGAGGAGGTAAGCAAATTCGACGAACGATGCCCAATTACATATGTTCTTTTTCTGTTTAGCCATCCGGTGCCTAAAGTCCACTGGCCTGACTAGTCCTAGGCCCACTAAAAGGGTAAAACACTCTTTACTGCAAGAAATTTCATTCTTAGAAGCCCAAAATCGAGACTTCTGGTTAAGGGTATAGGGATCCAATCATCCCACGACCCTCCTTTGTGGTGCCTGCCAGTTGCATATGTGGTAGGTTTAAATATGTTCTAACTGTCCCGGTGGTTTAGGTACATGCATTATTCCTCCGGATTCAGTTCTATTGTTCGATGTGGAGTTCGTTGGCAAGGCTTAGATTTGAGCAACAGAGGTATATTTTGTTCATAAAACGATTCTCCTTTGCAACCAATATCTGAGGGACTATTGTTAGGTTAATTGGTTGATCAAAGGGCAAACTTTTTGTAAGCTGCAGTGCAAATGATAATGTGTGTTAATACTTGAGATCTTGGCAGTACATACCATGAAGTGTTTGTATATTGATTTTTACAGTTTATATAAAGTAATTTCGGGGGGACAGCCTCTTTTTACTGCGCCATTTAAGGCGCAGCACTTTTAACCTTTTTTGTTTTTCTGTATTTGTGGCCAGTATAGGCAAACATTAGAAAAGTTGATATCCActgttttttcttcttcttaggTGTTGTATAATAGTCTTTTTTGAATCTATAACAATTGAAGTATAATGCTTGAAGAAGTGGATTCCGAATTTCGAAAATCAAAAGCGGGTTTAGATAAAGTGAGTGTTATCGGAAAAGCTTGAAAACAATGGCAAGTTACCATTATTGCAAGTTTGAAGAAGTGGGTCTTGAATTTCGAATGTGAAAACTGAGTTTAAATCAAGTCGGTATTGTTGGTAAAATTTGGAAACAAGTAGGGATGAAGACGGGTAGTTCAAACTTCAGAAAATTACTTTTCGTTTTGAACATATATATGTTTCAAACTTTAGACATCCATGTCGAGTTTGGCGTCGGCGAACCAAACTTCAAGCGTGATTGTCGGGAGTTTGGCCTCGGGCACGATTTTCTGAAGTTTGCTTTCACAAACAATATGTCAATTTCAAGCAAAACTTCAGACGTGGATATTTGTAACTTTAGGTGCGTCTATTGAAAGTTATTTTTGAAGTGATTAAACTTACAAAAATTTATAAACTTCGGCTATGACTTAAATAGTGGTTCCAAAATAGGCTATCCACGTCCCCCAATTTATATTGGGCTTTGGTAAAAGGATACCGATTTCActagggcaatttgcaggattgcccttcgctgggggtggtcttttatttttgcccctcaaaatggtggtctttaacttttgtccttcaaGCAAAATTTCGctgaaattctgccttaaggcagaatttgggccTTAAAGGAAGAATTCTgctcatgcaaattctgccttaaggcagaatttgggccTTAAAGGAAGAATTCTgctcatgcaaattctgccttaataTGGgaagatttgcaaaattctgccttccgattttttttttttaattgagctgGAGTTCGAACTCACAACCTCGAGGTATTAAGCGAacggcaaaacttaaagaccaccaatttgaagggcaaaaattaaaaatcaccccaaatgaagggcaatccgtgcaaaaaaaaaaaaaaaatcaccgagATGGTTTTGATACTCTCTCTTTCATTAAGTGCATTACACTTAATCaattaaaatcaaaacaaaacaaaacagagAGGGTACAATCTGATTACTTGGAAAAATTGACTTGGTTGACTTTGCTACCCTTATAAAATTTTCTAATTCGTTATGGAATCATTAGGCAGACTCACATTCCTCAGCCCACAAAATTAAAAATTGCTTCCACACTTCTTCACATGCATTAATTATTTTAACAATTAGAAGTTACAAACAACAAGAATAAAATATACTATCATGTAtagtatattatattatattataactCTCACTGTCTCACACGTCCAGCTGGAAAGtttaggatatgagaaaatctaTTCCACCAATAAGCTTTCAGATTTTGATATTAAAGTTGGACCACGAATTAATTTATTTCGCTTTCTCTCCTTTTTTTCCCCCTTTTCTTTAGTGAGTGGTTAGGTGAAAGGGACTATTGCGTTACGCAAACCGTGTGAGTATGACTTTTAATATCATCCTGGTTGTTGACTAGTGTGAATTTTCTGTCCACAAAAAATAAAAGGGAAttggaaaaaataaataattaaaacgtAAAATAGTCACCTCATAAACATTGTCTCTAATATTGGAGGGCTTCTGTCAAACAACATTCTCAAATTAAAATGAAGTATGACTATTTGTGCATTTATGTAGCGTGTAAGAAAAAACACACGGTAAGCAAAATTTCACTAAAGTCATATCTACAAAGCTTTTTAAAAACACAATCCAAACGGCCTAAACCTACTATGTTTCTTTAATTTTAAGTTATACATCATCAGCGATAAAGAATTTTTTATACTGGTATGTCATTTTTACAGGTAACTTAGCATATTTTCaagattttaaattttatattttaaaaagacTTATCTAAAAATATCCTTTGAAAGTTTAAGTGGCGTATAATATAAATGATTTTCAACTGACACATATTACTTAAACTCATTTCCTTTATACCATCTGATCGATCCATCAATTTCCCAAAGATTACTTTTCTTTTGGTACATTCTAAAAAACAGTAAATATTTATGGGCACTTGATGTTTGCACCAAATCATAGATATGTATATGACAGATACATGTTTTATATTCATTGGATGTTTGATGTAAATATCGACAAAGGTGGATCCAAGATTTGGAGTTTATGTGTCCTACAACGACCTTAAATTAATTTATAAAGTTAATTGGTTCAAAGtcaaatatctataaatatttagtaaatttcttataatatatagtatatacaTTATATGAGTAAAAGCTACTGGATTCTTGTGAACCCGTAAGTTGCATTTGCATCCGCTATTGAATATCGGGTGTGTATAAATTGTTACCCAAATTTACGTACCTTTCTCAGAAACTATTTTTTCAAGCTTGAATGTAGAGGTTATTCAAAATGCGAAGGCATTAATCACCTTGATATATATCACATTTTTTGTACTATATTTATTACTTGATGAAAtaatcaaaaattcaaaatgAATCTTTTTACCACTTGAAAATGATTTAGCTCGACTTATTGAAAtattttcatacataaaattaGTCATGATAGAGTAGCTGATTAACCACATGTTTGCACTCGGCATGCaatttatgtatattgaaggaaatgTACTTTCTCTGACACACATAGCACAATgttatcttttaaaaaaaaaactaacggTGTCTATATATAACTTTGAACTTTTTCAATTCTTAGAGATAAACCCTTCTTATGCACCACCATTTACAAAATCTTCCATAACCAAATATAATAAGTAAAAGATAAAAGCAAAATGGAAGCTTTTTTTCATACCATAATTAGTAATTCCGTGGAGCTAATACTCTTCCAAAAAGAAAAAGGTCATTACATTTCAAAACACGGTATAGTAGAAATCAAAATTCTGCCAAACaaacaactaatcaaaacaaaattaatatgTACACTATGAATTATGATCCTTAGCAACAACAACATGAAAAAAGAGGCAACGTTTTTGTTTAATCTCCTTCTCACTAGAATACTACAGAATTATTAAAGCGATGGAACAACGTCGTATGAAGCATCGGAAGCAATGAAAGAATATATTTCTTTCCGAATTTAAGTTACATACATTGTTAGTGTAAGAAATTTTACATAATGAGATCACGTTTATTTGTTGTAGTAAATATCTTATTTTCAATATTACAAATTTCATATATTAAAGAGTCTTGCTTGTAAATATCATTTCTTATTAACCTAATGCAGAATACTGATGGTGTATAACTCtgtgtgtgtatacatatatataaaaattaaactCTTTTGTATTAACACTATATTAGTAGTTGATTTATCATGTCAACATGCAATTTTTATATAGTTACTATTTTGAGAATTTTCACCTGCACAATGTCTTCTTTCCTGCAGATCAGATATCCTTTCTTattacaacccccccccccccccccccccccaccccacctcTTCTTCTAATTACCAAAATCCTGCAAAGGAAAATGAAAAGTGAAATATTGAAGCAACATGAGAGCTTTTTAATACCATAATTAGTTTCCATGGAGCTTATTTTcttacaaaaagaaaagaaaagctcATTACATTACAAAAACATACCAAAGTAGAAAGGGAACTTCTATCCAAAACAAAAAACAAGATCAATATGTACACATAATAGTAATACTCCTCATCAGCAACAGGGAAAAACACTACTTTTCCTTCTTCTTAACATTACATAATTATTAAAACGATGGAACTACACCATACGAAGCATCGACATCATTCTCAGTACGTTTAGCAAATCTCCCTTTGATTCTTGGTCGAGTCTCAGCATAGGCCTTTCTAGAAGCGTATCGTATCGT includes these proteins:
- the LOC132609477 gene encoding peptidyl-prolyl cis-trans isomerase FKBP13, chloroplastic; translated protein: MNSVPFSIGTYIPTKHNTLCIKNSQTTTNPIPHFTKLKETVSPLPCLFTRREALTTLGLSFSATFFKDFLQPQSNIEAIAAEEATTTECEFVVTPSGLAYCDKVVGYGPEAAKGQLIKAHYVGKLENGKVFDSSYNRGKPLTFRVGVGEVIKGWDQGILGGDGFPPMLAGGKRKLKIPPELGYGIRGAGCRGGTCIIPPDSVLLFDVEFVGKA